In Calditrichota bacterium, one genomic interval encodes:
- a CDS encoding LysE family transporter, with product MLENILTISVTGFLAGFIFSMPVAGPISIIITSKALEGKLRFCARTAIGNVIAEFLYIMLAVFGIATLYPYYKPAIPYLLLAGSILSLTMGIRILKTKIELTKIDTKKIITDKLANRGGFRIGFFLSLTNPTLFLGWLVTSFMVFSFVSSLGFETGGLEKALNSNVDAVSQIAGPEFNHEIKANPENEKTNEGNESISVVLLTIIYALTAAVGGLAWLYGYARFVVRHRSKLNIDFINRLIQALGIILCFLSIYLFYKGIASIS from the coding sequence ATGCTTGAAAATATTCTAACAATTTCTGTAACAGGATTTCTGGCCGGGTTTATTTTTTCAATGCCTGTGGCAGGGCCAATAAGTATAATAATCACATCAAAAGCTTTGGAAGGAAAGCTACGTTTTTGTGCCAGAACTGCAATAGGAAATGTTATTGCAGAATTCTTATACATTATGCTGGCTGTATTCGGAATTGCAACACTTTATCCATATTATAAACCAGCCATCCCTTATCTTTTGCTGGCAGGATCTATACTTTCCCTCACCATGGGCATACGAATCCTGAAAACTAAAATTGAACTGACAAAAATAGACACAAAAAAAATCATAACAGATAAACTGGCAAACCGTGGTGGGTTCCGGATTGGATTCTTTCTGAGCCTGACAAACCCAACCTTATTTTTGGGCTGGCTTGTAACATCGTTTATGGTGTTTTCATTTGTATCATCTTTGGGATTTGAAACTGGCGGTCTTGAAAAAGCGCTAAATTCAAATGTCGATGCTGTTTCCCAAATAGCCGGGCCGGAATTTAATCATGAAATTAAAGCTAATCCGGAGAATGAAAAAACTAATGAAGGCAATGAAAGTATTTCCGTTGTTTTATTAACAATTATTTATGCACTTACAGCTGCCGTTGGAGGGCTGGCCTGGTTGTATGGTTATGCCCGTTTCGTTGTCAGGCATCGCAGCAAACTGAATATTGATTTTATAAACAGACTTATTCAAGCTCTCGGAATTATTTTGTGCTTTTTATCGATTTACCTCTTTTATAAAGGAATAGCTTCAATTTCTTAA
- a CDS encoding type II toxin-antitoxin system RelE/ParE family toxin, translated as MNFNVTLTPSSLKDINEIFEYVYLNDSLNNATKLISRIEESIFSLDTFPLRGHSIPELESLIKKNYKEIHFKPYRIIYRVEDRDVYILAVLDGRRNIRELLLRRIDD; from the coding sequence ATGAATTTTAATGTTACTCTAACTCCAAGTTCTCTAAAGGATATCAACGAAATATTTGAATACGTCTATCTAAATGATTCACTTAACAACGCCACCAAACTAATTTCCAGAATTGAGGAAAGTATCTTTTCATTAGATACTTTTCCTTTGCGAGGACATTCAATACCAGAGTTGGAAAGTTTAATTAAAAAGAACTACAAAGAGATTCATTTTAAACCTTATAGAATTATTTATCGAGTTGAAGATAGGGATGTTTATATTTTGGCAGTTCTCGATGGTCGTAGAAATATCCGTGAGTTACTTTTAAGACGAATAGATGATTAA
- a CDS encoding M20/M25/M40 family metallo-hydrolase, giving the protein MNERMIKQFMEMVKIESESGNEANFMNWLKPEFEKLGANVIIDSYGNLIAKFAELGCFGKDCILFSCHGDTVQPGKGIEPVLKDGVIRSKGNTILGADDKAGIAELLEALRIAKVHPPVEVAISRHEEVGLLGVKELDFAQFKAKKGYLLDNDELETIIIGGPSYYAIDVNITGRGAHAGMEPEKGINAIQAAAFAIAKLRLGRLDEESTANVGVINGGIIRNGVPDSANFLAECRSLNHEKAEKICREMETIIRDEVTSNGAEVEILIDNKCKAVEINPDSEVVEISKKALNSVGINATTTFITGFTDASIYNNNGIEMAGVGIGAKLEHSTDEHIYISDMEKAKNMIVEIMRLSAE; this is encoded by the coding sequence ATGAATGAGCGCATGATTAAACAGTTTATGGAAATGGTTAAAATTGAAAGTGAATCTGGAAATGAAGCTAACTTCATGAATTGGCTAAAACCGGAGTTTGAAAAACTTGGGGCCAACGTCATTATTGACAGCTATGGAAACCTGATTGCTAAATTCGCAGAGCTTGGATGCTTTGGGAAAGATTGCATATTATTTTCCTGCCATGGCGATACTGTCCAACCCGGCAAAGGCATTGAGCCTGTTTTAAAAGATGGCGTCATTCGATCCAAAGGAAATACAATTTTGGGCGCAGATGATAAAGCGGGAATTGCTGAGTTACTTGAAGCTTTAAGAATTGCAAAGGTTCATCCGCCTGTGGAAGTAGCCATAAGCCGCCATGAAGAAGTTGGTTTGCTTGGAGTAAAAGAACTTGACTTCGCCCAATTCAAAGCAAAAAAAGGTTACCTGCTGGATAATGATGAACTTGAAACAATTATAATCGGCGGGCCATCTTATTACGCCATTGATGTTAATATAACAGGACGCGGCGCCCATGCAGGTATGGAGCCTGAAAAGGGAATTAATGCGATTCAAGCCGCTGCATTTGCCATTGCAAAATTACGATTAGGCCGACTTGATGAAGAGAGTACAGCCAATGTGGGTGTTATTAATGGCGGGATCATCCGTAATGGTGTACCCGATAGCGCCAATTTTCTTGCTGAGTGCCGTAGTTTAAATCATGAAAAAGCTGAAAAAATTTGCCGGGAAATGGAAACAATAATTCGGGATGAGGTTACAAGCAATGGCGCAGAAGTAGAAATACTTATCGATAATAAATGTAAAGCTGTTGAAATCAATCCTGATTCAGAAGTTGTTGAGATTTCGAAGAAAGCTTTGAATAGTGTTGGGATCAACGCGACAACCACTTTTATTACCGGCTTCACAGATGCATCCATTTATAATAATAACGGCATTGAAATGGCCGGTGTTGGGATCGGTGCAAAGCTTGAACATTCCACAGATGAACACATTTATATTTCGGATATGGAAAAGGCAAAAAATATGATAGTCGAAATTATGCGGCTTTCTGCTGAATAA
- a CDS encoding xanthan lyase, which yields MFSKKLFFVLTSILFFIACQPELIRKGQKYDYSGMDYETKELHKKVEDFVFLVQSSGYPIKIHPVTRIKKLSLNKEKKEIIIEFSKPFSYIPFREDNVLQTYSELRKTLGDDYNNYSQKIITLNQPIENLIPNYYRPNRDGWDNSRLAIKSENKPKPIVRKVNKNNYSSHGLYGNNIALWHSHGWYYDQYRDRWLWQRARLFGTVEDLSPMSFTIPYLVPMLENAGANVFLPRERDTQINEIIVDNDSLHQDENRTSYSENRSGNLKAWFSGNESGYAIGQQPYHVNFNPFSSGTYRFTESDTMATAHINWTPSFPDEGHYAVYISYNSSIENVDDALYTVHHTGGKTEFLVNQQIGGGTWIYLGTFKFGKGYHPQNGRVTLSNKSRHLGKIVSADAVKFGGGLGKVLRGDRTSGRPKFTEAARYWLQTAGFPDTLVYSLNDNKSDYKDDYQSRGEWVNYLVGAPAGPNKNRNVPGLGIPIDLSLAFHTDAGITKTDTTFGTLQIYSLTGADTQTVFPSGISRMANRDLSDLVQSQLVDDIKKLFDAEWTRRFLMDAQYSEAYRPNVPSTLLELLSHQNFFDMKFALDPRFRFHASRAIYKAMLRFIATQNKRDYIVQPLPVDHFSAVFDNSGNIILNWQPKADPLEPTANANSYKVYTRINKGGFNNGQIVEQNQFKLNNPIAGQIYSFKVTALNDGGESFPSEILAVCKMDDNRRPILIVNGFDRVAPPATIDQGDWQGFAYNLDNGVPDKYDISFIGDQHNFDKNSKWVSDDRTGHGASYADQETKVIAGNTFDYPFIHGDAIKTAGFSFVSASDEAVMDEQIKLQNYNIVDLIMGEEKETGWQRTELDSIRGTEFKTFPEKLKRQVRTFLSSGGSLFLSGAYIGTDLFHGKETYPDKLFAREVLKMRWVANHAVKNGDVFTVKKSAFQFPENFTFNTKYNTNIYRVEAPDAIRGFGGSKTIIRYKENGFSAGIAFSGKYKIVTFGFPFETISEKENRVQIMKTVIDFFEAKIPK from the coding sequence ATGTTTTCTAAAAAATTATTTTTTGTATTAACCTCAATCTTATTTTTTATTGCCTGCCAACCGGAATTAATCCGCAAGGGGCAAAAATATGATTATTCCGGGATGGATTACGAAACAAAAGAGCTTCATAAAAAAGTAGAAGACTTTGTTTTTTTGGTACAATCGTCCGGTTATCCAATCAAAATTCATCCGGTTACGCGAATTAAAAAACTTTCTTTAAATAAAGAAAAAAAAGAAATAATAATAGAGTTTTCCAAGCCATTTTCGTACATACCTTTCCGCGAAGATAATGTGCTGCAAACATATTCTGAATTACGGAAAACATTAGGGGATGATTACAACAATTATTCTCAAAAAATTATAACACTGAACCAACCAATCGAAAACCTTATCCCAAACTATTACCGTCCAAACAGAGACGGATGGGATAATTCCCGTTTAGCCATAAAGAGCGAAAACAAGCCAAAACCCATTGTTAGAAAAGTTAATAAAAACAACTATTCTTCTCATGGATTGTATGGAAATAATATTGCTTTATGGCATAGCCACGGATGGTATTATGACCAATATCGTGATAGATGGTTGTGGCAACGTGCGCGTCTGTTTGGTACAGTTGAAGATTTATCACCCATGTCATTTACAATCCCATATCTGGTCCCGATGTTAGAAAACGCCGGGGCAAATGTTTTCCTCCCACGCGAGCGTGACACACAAATAAATGAAATAATTGTAGATAATGATTCTCTGCATCAGGATGAAAACAGGACCTCCTATTCTGAAAACAGAAGTGGCAATTTAAAGGCCTGGTTTAGCGGAAATGAATCTGGTTATGCGATAGGCCAACAGCCATACCATGTAAACTTCAACCCGTTTTCAAGTGGTACCTATCGTTTTACAGAATCCGATACTATGGCCACAGCCCATATTAATTGGACACCATCCTTCCCCGATGAAGGACATTATGCTGTTTATATTTCCTACAATAGTAGCATAGAGAATGTTGACGATGCCTTGTATACCGTTCATCATACAGGTGGTAAAACTGAGTTTCTTGTTAACCAGCAGATTGGCGGTGGCACATGGATTTATTTGGGCACATTTAAATTTGGAAAAGGTTATCATCCTCAAAATGGACGGGTTACACTTTCTAACAAAAGCAGGCATTTGGGCAAGATTGTTTCTGCGGACGCCGTAAAGTTTGGCGGCGGTTTAGGCAAAGTTTTGCGGGGCGACAGGACTAGTGGCAGACCAAAATTTACAGAAGCTGCCCGCTATTGGTTACAAACTGCCGGTTTCCCGGATACACTTGTATACAGTTTAAATGACAATAAAAGTGATTATAAAGACGACTATCAAAGCCGTGGTGAATGGGTAAATTATTTGGTTGGCGCTCCAGCCGGCCCAAACAAAAATCGCAATGTTCCGGGTTTAGGAATTCCAATTGATCTTTCACTTGCCTTTCATACAGATGCGGGAATTACCAAAACTGATACTACATTTGGCACCCTGCAAATTTACAGCTTAACCGGAGCGGACACACAAACCGTATTTCCTAGTGGAATTTCACGAATGGCCAACCGGGATTTGTCCGACCTGGTACAAAGCCAGCTTGTTGATGACATAAAAAAACTATTTGATGCCGAATGGACAAGGCGTTTTTTGATGGATGCACAATATAGCGAGGCTTATCGTCCCAATGTTCCTTCCACCTTATTAGAGCTATTGTCGCATCAAAACTTTTTTGATATGAAATTTGCATTAGATCCGCGTTTTCGTTTTCATGCATCACGGGCAATTTATAAAGCCATGTTACGTTTTATCGCCACGCAGAATAAAAGGGACTATATAGTTCAGCCCCTTCCGGTTGATCATTTTAGCGCAGTTTTTGACAATTCTGGAAATATAATTCTTAACTGGCAACCCAAGGCCGATCCGCTTGAACCGACTGCTAATGCAAACTCTTACAAAGTTTATACACGAATCAATAAAGGTGGTTTTAACAATGGCCAGATTGTAGAACAGAATCAATTTAAACTTAATAATCCAATCGCCGGACAAATATACAGTTTTAAAGTAACAGCCTTAAACGATGGCGGAGAAAGTTTCCCATCCGAAATATTAGCAGTTTGCAAAATGGACGATAACCGTAGGCCGATATTAATTGTTAACGGATTTGACCGTGTTGCCCCGCCTGCAACAATTGATCAGGGTGATTGGCAGGGTTTTGCTTACAACCTTGATAATGGTGTTCCTGACAAATATGATATTAGTTTTATTGGCGATCAGCACAATTTTGATAAGAACAGTAAATGGGTTTCGGATGACCGGACCGGCCATGGTGCCAGTTACGCTGACCAGGAGACGAAAGTAATTGCCGGCAATACATTTGATTATCCATTTATCCATGGGGATGCAATTAAAACAGCTGGTTTTTCATTTGTTTCTGCCAGTGATGAAGCGGTTATGGATGAGCAAATTAAATTGCAAAACTACAATATCGTTGATTTGATTATGGGCGAGGAGAAGGAAACCGGTTGGCAGCGAACCGAACTTGATTCAATCCGTGGCACAGAATTTAAAACCTTTCCTGAAAAGTTAAAACGGCAGGTTCGAACATTTTTATCTTCCGGCGGCTCCCTCTTTTTATCAGGCGCCTACATAGGAACAGATTTATTTCATGGTAAGGAAACCTACCCCGACAAACTTTTTGCCCGTGAAGTTTTAAAAATGAGATGGGTGGCAAATCATGCAGTTAAAAACGGTGATGTTTTTACCGTAAAAAAATCCGCTTTCCAATTTCCTGAAAATTTTACTTTCAACACTAAGTATAATACAAATATTTACAGGGTTGAAGCACCGGATGCCATCCGGGGATTTGGTGGATCTAAAACAATAATCCGTTACAAAGAAAATGGTTTTAGTGCCGGAATTGCGTTTTCAGGAAAATATAAAATAGTCACCTTTGGCTTTCCATTTGAAACGATTTCAGAAAAAGAAAACAGAGTGCAAATAATGAAAACTGTTATTGACTTTTTTGAAGCCAAAATACCAAAATAG
- a CDS encoding DUF2007 domain-containing protein: MKSNKIITVYTSQNQTDHIMVQSILEGQGIKFFTKNENLQNLFGVGQFSTGYNPITGPMEIQVHPQDVEIAKTVIKDYLGNERSVKGMSYSEGSEEIDNKTVNEYNHCLNAAIIIGLVIPPLNLYHLLKAILIKNNSHLNLDGGFKLTLASLLSLFGLFILIKFIV, translated from the coding sequence ATGAAATCTAATAAGATAATTACAGTTTATACTTCACAAAATCAGACTGACCACATTATGGTTCAATCCATTTTAGAAGGGCAGGGCATAAAATTTTTTACAAAAAATGAAAACCTGCAAAACCTATTTGGTGTCGGTCAATTTTCCACCGGATATAATCCCATTACAGGTCCAATGGAAATTCAGGTTCATCCACAGGATGTAGAAATTGCCAAAACGGTAATAAAAGATTATCTGGGGAATGAGCGGTCTGTGAAAGGCATGTCGTATTCTGAAGGATCTGAAGAGATTGATAATAAAACTGTAAATGAATATAACCATTGCCTTAACGCAGCAATAATTATCGGGCTTGTTATCCCTCCGTTAAATCTTTACCATTTATTAAAAGCCATCTTAATAAAAAACAATTCGCATTTAAATTTAGATGGTGGTTTTAAGCTTACTTTAGCTTCACTTTTATCGTTATTTGGGTTGTTTATTTTGATTAAATTTATTGTTTGA
- a CDS encoding YkgJ family cysteine cluster protein, translated as MKTSQGFPAGNFSTWLKQIRNTQKNNTGMDVPCGECTACCTSSFFIHIKPKEKKTINRIPKELLFPAPGLPKGNVLMGYDKNGHCPMFVNSACSIYDDRPLTCRNYDCRIFPATSINESEKEISQISQQAEKWMFDYSNENDLSNQLAIKSAAIFIKENAKLFPSGFLPLNSTQLAIFVLKIYPVFSEGKSLSDTEKIVNEIVDAV; from the coding sequence ATGAAAACATCGCAAGGTTTTCCGGCGGGTAATTTTTCAACCTGGCTTAAACAAATCCGTAATACGCAAAAAAATAACACCGGAATGGATGTGCCTTGTGGCGAATGTACTGCCTGTTGCACTTCGTCGTTTTTTATCCATATAAAACCTAAAGAGAAAAAAACCATAAACCGAATTCCGAAAGAACTTTTATTTCCGGCACCGGGACTTCCCAAAGGCAATGTTCTTATGGGCTATGATAAAAATGGTCACTGTCCTATGTTTGTTAATAGCGCGTGTTCCATTTATGATGACCGGCCCCTAACATGCCGTAATTATGATTGCCGCATATTCCCGGCAACCAGCATCAATGAGAGTGAAAAAGAAATAAGTCAAATATCTCAACAAGCTGAAAAATGGATGTTTGACTATTCAAATGAAAATGATCTCAGTAATCAACTAGCTATCAAATCTGCTGCCATTTTTATAAAAGAAAATGCAAAGCTATTCCCAAGTGGATTCCTGCCTTTAAATTCTACACAATTGGCAATATTTGTTTTAAAAATATATCCGGTTTTTAGCGAGGGTAAAAGCTTGTCTGATACAGAAAAAATTGTAAATGAAATAGTTGATGCAGTTTGA
- a CDS encoding sulfoxide reductase heme-binding subunit YedZ: MIKKIKPVLVFFCLLPILYLIYAAFTDNLGANPIEELLRQTGFWTLIFLVATLSISPIRKFSGWNKIIQFRRMIGLFTFFYAFLHFGVYLGLDRFFEWPEIVEDISKRPFITIGFSAFILLIPLAITSTKGWIRRLGKKWKKLHYLVYLVAVLGVVHFWWLVKKDITEPMIFAIIFTALFGIRTIKSQKRK; this comes from the coding sequence ATGATAAAAAAAATCAAACCTGTACTTGTCTTCTTTTGTTTACTCCCAATATTGTATTTGATCTATGCTGCTTTTACAGATAACCTTGGGGCAAACCCAATTGAAGAATTATTACGCCAAACCGGTTTCTGGACTTTAATTTTTTTAGTAGCCACTCTATCAATTTCGCCAATAAGGAAATTCAGCGGCTGGAATAAAATTATTCAGTTTAGACGAATGATTGGTTTGTTTACATTTTTTTATGCTTTTCTGCATTTTGGAGTATACCTTGGATTGGATCGCTTTTTTGAATGGCCCGAAATTGTTGAAGATATTTCCAAACGGCCGTTTATTACGATTGGTTTTTCGGCGTTTATTTTGCTGATTCCGCTGGCCATAACTTCTACAAAAGGCTGGATTAGACGGTTGGGCAAAAAATGGAAAAAGCTTCATTACCTGGTTTACTTGGTTGCGGTTTTAGGGGTTGTTCATTTTTGGTGGCTGGTCAAAAAGGATATCACTGAGCCTATGATTTTTGCAATTATTTTTACGGCACTCTTTGGAATTCGAACAATCAAATCCCAAAAAAGAAAATGA
- the msrP gene encoding protein-methionine-sulfoxide reductase catalytic subunit MsrP: MLINKSPDIKSSEITDEQDYVNRRKFIKFSLATVGGMALNSQSLFAAQNNSGLRELKDVKPSKFSTVEKKNSWENITTYNNFYEFGTGKDDPADYAHTLKTKPWKVEISGHCNKPGNYDVDDIVKNNQLEERIYRLRCVEAWSMVVPWIGIPLSAIINKADPTSKAKYVEFTTLNDPKQMPGLRSSVLPWPYIEGLRMDEAKNPLTLLAVGLYGRILPNQNGAPIRLVVPWKYGFKSIKSIVKIRFVDKMPRNTWNVAAPREYGFFANVNPNVDHPRWSQKRERRLGNFFKQETDLFNGYTEQVGQMYSKLDLNKWF; encoded by the coding sequence ATGTTAATAAATAAATCGCCGGATATTAAGAGCTCGGAAATTACAGATGAACAGGATTATGTAAATCGACGAAAGTTTATAAAATTTTCACTGGCTACAGTTGGTGGAATGGCCTTAAACAGCCAGTCACTTTTTGCTGCTCAAAATAATTCGGGGTTGCGAGAGCTAAAAGATGTGAAGCCAAGCAAATTTAGTACAGTAGAGAAAAAAAATTCATGGGAAAATATAACCACGTATAATAATTTTTATGAATTTGGCACCGGCAAAGATGATCCGGCTGACTATGCCCATACTTTGAAAACCAAACCCTGGAAAGTTGAAATTTCAGGTCACTGTAATAAACCTGGCAATTATGATGTTGATGATATAGTAAAAAATAACCAGCTGGAAGAAAGGATCTATCGTTTACGTTGTGTTGAAGCATGGAGCATGGTTGTGCCGTGGATTGGCATTCCATTGAGCGCAATAATAAATAAGGCTGATCCAACTTCAAAAGCAAAGTATGTTGAGTTCACTACTTTGAATGATCCTAAACAAATGCCCGGACTTAGAAGTTCAGTTTTACCCTGGCCATATATTGAAGGTTTGCGTATGGATGAAGCAAAGAACCCATTGACGCTTCTTGCTGTTGGACTGTATGGCCGGATTTTACCAAATCAAAACGGCGCTCCAATCCGATTGGTTGTGCCATGGAAATATGGGTTTAAAAGTATTAAATCCATAGTAAAAATCCGCTTTGTGGATAAAATGCCACGTAATACCTGGAATGTAGCTGCGCCTCGTGAGTATGGGTTTTTTGCCAATGTAAACCCAAATGTTGATCATCCGCGCTGGAGCCAAAAAAGGGAAAGGCGTTTGGGCAATTTTTTTAAGCAGGAAACAGATCTGTTTAATGGCTACACAGAACAAGTTGGTCAAATGTATTCCAAGTTAGACCTTAATAAATGGTTTTAG
- a CDS encoding M23 family metallopeptidase — protein MPIGTIFIASRAGTVHTVVENAPSDGGGIGNYILIDHGDKTYAYYLHSPMDGIDVKVGDKVKQGSPLGVTGRSGKAGYPHLHFIVVKGSPAYPYEGKAISFKNASPSHTVLKSYAKYKAINY, from the coding sequence ATGCCGATAGGTACAATTTTTATTGCCTCACGAGCAGGTACTGTTCATACTGTTGTTGAAAATGCTCCAAGTGATGGTGGTGGGATTGGTAATTACATTTTAATTGACCATGGCGATAAGACATATGCTTATTATCTGCATTCACCAATGGATGGTATTGATGTTAAAGTCGGCGATAAAGTTAAGCAAGGCAGTCCTCTTGGAGTAACAGGCCGTTCTGGAAAGGCCGGATACCCTCACTTACATTTTATTGTTGTTAAAGGATCACCTGCTTATCCTTATGAAGGGAAGGCCATATCATTTAAGAATGCTTCTCCATCACATACTGTCCTAAAAAGCTATGCAAAATACAAAGCCATAAATTACTAA
- a CDS encoding type II toxin-antitoxin system Phd/YefM family antitoxin has product MKLKNIKPVSYFKAHASEILKNVSDNQETYVITQNGEAKAVVQSIEDFEITQNTLNMLKLLSQREQEIKEGKTIPAKEAFKQIRNNIDQFREQNEK; this is encoded by the coding sequence ATGAAATTAAAAAATATTAAACCGGTGAGCTACTTCAAAGCCCATGCTTCCGAAATTTTAAAAAATGTATCCGATAACCAGGAAACATATGTAATCACCCAAAACGGTGAGGCCAAAGCAGTTGTGCAAAGCATTGAGGATTTTGAGATCACACAGAATACGCTGAACATGCTGAAATTGTTGAGTCAACGTGAACAGGAAATTAAGGAAGGAAAAACAATTCCAGCCAAAGAAGCTTTTAAACAGATCAGAAACAATATAGATCAATTTAGAGAACAGAATGAAAAATGA